TCCTCGTCGCAGGGGCTACAGCCCCCCTTCTCCCATCTTCGGCGGCGGCGCGGGAAAGTTGAGGGCATTCGTCCGCGGAAAGCGGATCGTCGCGAGCTCGTCGATGAAACGGGCCTCCGCCTGGTCGATTTTGCGCTGATACTCAGCCTTGGCGCTCGCCTTGAGCTTCTCCAGGACCTGAACCTTCTGAGCGGCGGTCATCAGCTCGGCGCGCACTACCTCGGCCGCGCGCTCGGCCTGGGCAATCGCCCCCAGCTGGTGGTGAGCCGCATCGATCAGGCGGCCCATGTGGTCGTGGCCGAACTGCATGGCCTGCAAGTCGAGCGGGCCTGCGGCCTGCATGTCGAGCAGGTCCTGCCGCGCCCGCACCTGGGCCTCGACGAGGGCGGCGTGACGATCGCGCTCGGTGACGACCTTGGCCTGGGCTTCCGCCAGGAGCTGGGCCTTCTGGTCCTGCACCCGCACGGCGAGATCCAGGACGGTCTGGAGGCGAAACTTGAAGCCCTTGGCCATTACGACTCGAACAGGCTCTGGAGGGCCCCGACCGTCTCGTCCATGGCCATGGGCTCGTTCACCCCTTGGCGCAAGAAGAAGTTGACCGCGTCGATCCGGGCGATGGCCTGGTCGATGGCGGGGTTGGATCCCGCGGCGTAGGCGCCGATGTTGATCAGATCCCGCGCCTCGCGGTAGGTCGCAAGCGTCTCG
Above is a window of bacterium DNA encoding:
- the fliJ gene encoding flagellar export protein FliJ, with amino-acid sequence MAKGFKFRLQTVLDLAVRVQDQKAQLLAEAQAKVVTERDRHAALVEAQVRARQDLLDMQAAGPLDLQAMQFGHDHMGRLIDAAHHQLGAIAQAERAAEVVRAELMTAAQKVQVLEKLKASAKAEYQRKIDQAEARFIDELATIRFPRTNALNFPAPPPKMGEGGL